One window of the Bradyrhizobium sp. NP1 genome contains the following:
- the sdhD gene encoding succinate dehydrogenase, hydrophobic membrane anchor protein has product MSTPNTSNSMRTPLGRVRALGASHSGTGDFWRQRLTAVAMTLLIVPMVVVVLMLMGRNQAGAAQILGSVPIALILLLFIVASTWHMKIGMQVVIEDYVHNEKLKLAAIMANNFFSIAVALASIYAILKLSSGV; this is encoded by the coding sequence ATGAGCACGCCGAACACCTCGAACTCGATGCGCACGCCGCTCGGCCGCGTGCGCGCGCTCGGCGCTTCGCATTCGGGCACGGGCGATTTCTGGCGCCAGCGCCTGACCGCGGTGGCGATGACGCTTCTGATCGTGCCCATGGTGGTGGTCGTGCTGATGCTGATGGGCCGCAACCAGGCGGGCGCGGCCCAGATCCTCGGCTCGGTGCCGATCGCCTTGATCCTGCTGCTCTTCATCGTCGCCAGCACCTGGCACATGAAGATCGGCATGCAGGTGGTGATCGAGGACTATGTTCACAACGAGAAGCTGAAACTTGCCGCCATCATGGCCAACAATTTCTTCTCGATCGCGGTGGCGCTGGCCTCGATCTACGCCATCCTCAAACTGTCGTCGGGAGTATGA
- the sdhC gene encoding succinate dehydrogenase, cytochrome b556 subunit produces MTARIERPLSPHLQTYRWTLTMALSIVHRATGIALYFGTLLLAWWLIAAASGPSAYAHVQAFTSSFIGRLIVFGYTWALLHHLLSGIRHFVWDLGYGFKANEREALTWGALIGGISLTVLVWIAAYVIGGGR; encoded by the coding sequence ATGACCGCCAGGATCGAACGACCGCTTTCGCCACATCTGCAAACTTACCGCTGGACGCTGACGATGGCGCTCTCCATCGTCCATCGCGCCACCGGCATTGCACTGTATTTCGGCACGCTGCTGCTGGCCTGGTGGCTGATCGCGGCGGCCTCCGGCCCCAGCGCCTACGCGCATGTGCAGGCCTTCACGTCCAGTTTCATCGGCCGGCTGATCGTGTTCGGCTACACTTGGGCGCTGCTGCATCACCTGCTCAGCGGCATCAGGCATTTCGTCTGGGACCTCGGCTACGGCTTCAAGGCCAATGAACGGGAGGCCTTGACCTGGGGCGCGCTGATCGGCGGGATTTCGCTGACCGTCCTGGTGTGGATCGCGGCCTACGTGATCGGAGGCGGACGATGA
- a CDS encoding LysR family transcriptional regulator, whose amino-acid sequence MDRLAAMATFVRVVEQGSLSAAARSLPSSLTAVSRQISALEERLGTRLLLRTTRHLALTDDGRLFYERAKAILGEISEVEAALSRDGDQPAGRIRISAPTLMGRQLLAPLLAEFLRRHPSLSVDLLLVDREVDMIEEDVQLALRIGHLPDSAIVARKLGTVQMIVCGSPAYLARRGTPTVPGDLARHDCLLFSETPGVAEWRFADGTKSGRKIRMAGKLWVNSLEALVTAARDGAGLARAPSWQVARDLAAGSLARVLAEYERPPAPLHLLFQPSRPASRKTRAFVDYLAAQWRNASPFGNANEPIAITE is encoded by the coding sequence GTGGACCGGCTTGCAGCGATGGCAACCTTCGTGCGGGTGGTCGAGCAGGGCAGCCTGTCGGCCGCGGCGCGCTCGCTGCCGAGCTCGCTCACCGCGGTCAGCCGCCAGATTTCAGCACTGGAAGAGCGGCTTGGCACGCGGCTTCTGCTGCGCACCACACGCCACCTCGCGCTGACCGACGACGGCCGCCTGTTCTACGAGCGCGCCAAGGCGATCCTGGGCGAGATCAGCGAGGTCGAGGCCGCGCTGTCGCGCGATGGCGACCAGCCCGCCGGGCGGATCCGGATCAGCGCGCCGACGCTGATGGGGCGGCAGTTGCTGGCGCCGCTGCTTGCCGAATTCCTGCGCCGCCATCCTTCGCTCTCGGTCGATCTGCTGCTGGTCGACCGCGAGGTCGACATGATCGAGGAAGACGTCCAGCTCGCGCTGCGGATCGGCCACCTGCCGGACTCTGCGATCGTGGCGCGCAAGCTCGGCACGGTGCAGATGATCGTCTGCGGCTCGCCGGCCTATCTGGCGCGGCGCGGCACGCCCACCGTGCCGGGCGATCTCGCCCGCCATGATTGCCTGCTGTTTTCCGAGACGCCCGGCGTGGCCGAATGGCGCTTTGCCGACGGCACGAAAAGTGGCCGCAAAATTCGCATGGCCGGTAAGCTCTGGGTGAACAGCCTCGAAGCGCTGGTGACAGCCGCGCGGGACGGTGCTGGTCTGGCACGAGCGCCGTCCTGGCAGGTGGCACGCGATCTCGCCGCGGGAAGCCTCGCGCGGGTGCTTGCCGAATACGAGCGTCCCCCGGCCCCGCTGCACCTGCTGTTTCAGCCGTCGCGGCCTGCTTCGCGCAAGACACGGGCCTTTGTCGACTACCTGGCTGCACAGTGGCGAAACGCCAGTCCATTCGGGAATGCGAACGAGCCTATCGCAATAACAGAATGA